From a single Deltaproteobacteria bacterium genomic region:
- the rph gene encoding ribonuclease PH translates to MRPDGREWDELRPVKITRGIMKYAEGSALIEAGETRVLCTATLEDRVPPFLRDTGHGWVTAEYSMLPRSTKERITRESVRGRIGGRSHEIQRIIGRSLRSIIDLDKLGERSVTVDCDVIQADGGTRTASITGAFVALTDAVMNMIKQGIIRENPILDFLAAVSVGIVDGKLALDLNYEEDSRADVDMNVVMTGSGLLVEVQGTAEGKPFSKNRLNWLVKLGEKGIMNLIEKQKEVLAE, encoded by the coding sequence ATGCGCCCTGACGGAAGGGAGTGGGATGAGCTGAGACCTGTAAAAATAACGAGAGGCATAATGAAATACGCCGAGGGTTCGGCCCTTATAGAAGCGGGGGAGACCAGGGTTCTGTGCACGGCTACACTTGAGGACAGAGTCCCGCCGTTTCTCCGCGATACGGGCCATGGGTGGGTGACGGCGGAATACTCGATGCTGCCCCGCTCGACGAAGGAAAGGATTACGCGGGAGAGCGTGAGGGGGCGGATCGGCGGGAGATCGCACGAGATTCAGAGAATTATAGGGCGCTCTCTCAGGTCGATCATAGATCTCGATAAGCTGGGGGAGAGGTCGGTTACGGTGGATTGCGATGTCATACAGGCGGATGGCGGCACGAGGACCGCGTCTATAACCGGGGCGTTTGTCGCTCTCACGGACGCTGTGATGAATATGATAAAACAGGGGATCATCAGGGAAAACCCCATTCTGGACTTCCTGGCTGCGGTCAGCGTGGGAATAGTGGACGGCAAGCTCGCGCTCGACCTGAATTATGAGGAAGATTCGAGGGCGGATGTGGATATGAACGTCGTTATGACGGGCTCCGGGCTTCTGGTGGAGGTACAGGGCACGGCGGAGGGAAAACCCTTCAGTAAAAACAGGCTCAACTGGCTCGTGAAACTGGGCGAGAAGGGAATTATGAATTTAATCGAGAAGCAGAAAGAGGTTCTGGCGGAATAA
- a CDS encoding DUF5329 family protein, which produces MVLSAVPSFADVPDSQKPEVEHLLTFVRNTDCKFERNGTMYDGGRAYSHINKKYGYFRDEITSTETFIEYSATKSTMSGKFYFVHCADSEPVKSGDWLLRELINFRGQSKSNR; this is translated from the coding sequence ATGGTTCTGTCAGCAGTCCCCTCTTTTGCCGACGTGCCGGATTCGCAAAAGCCCGAGGTAGAGCATCTTCTCACGTTCGTCAGGAATACGGACTGTAAATTCGAGAGGAACGGCACTATGTATGACGGCGGGAGGGCTTACAGCCATATTAATAAGAAGTATGGTTATTTCAGGGATGAGATTACGTCAACAGAAACCTTTATTGAATATTCGGCCACAAAGAGCACTATGAGCGGGAAATTTTACTTCGTTCATTGCGCTGACTCAGAGCCGGTTAAGTCGGGAGACTGGCTCCTTCGGGAGCTGATAAATTTTAGAGGGCAAAGTAAATCGAACCGGTGA
- a CDS encoding SRPBCC domain-containing protein: MNPIRKEIIVNASIEKVWDFITDSEKLAKWLMPNDFELKPNKKFTFTCEGHDCGVDTIRCEIREIIPYEKLVYTWNTDQFEIETLVTIEIQKLGEKTKVTLIHSGWDKLGPEERIIRDEYDGGWEGFIMDELKAALET, from the coding sequence ATGAATCCGATCAGGAAAGAAATAATAGTAAACGCGTCTATAGAAAAAGTGTGGGATTTCATTACGGATTCGGAAAAGTTAGCCAAGTGGCTCATGCCGAATGATTTCGAGCTTAAGCCGAATAAAAAATTTACGTTCACATGTGAGGGGCATGACTGCGGCGTCGATACTATACGCTGTGAAATCAGAGAAATTATCCCTTACGAAAAGCTGGTTTATACATGGAACACGGATCAATTCGAGATCGAAACCCTTGTAACGATTGAAATCCAGAAGCTGGGGGAGAAAACAAAAGTCACGTTAATTCACTCGGGCTGGGATAAGCTGGGGCCGGAAGAGAGAATCATCAGGGACGAGTACGACGGCGGCTGGGAAGGATTTATTATGGATGAACTAAAAGCCGCGTTAGAAACTTAG
- a CDS encoding NAD(P)-binding domain-containing protein, producing the protein MVVRLNTKHVDLLIIGAGPFGLSMASYGEHHGIDYLVVGKPMSFWKENMPEGMYLRSGCEWHLDPQGVHTIDKYLEARNLERKDVEPLSLDFYLGYAEWFQERINADILNTMVKRLDSLDDEKQRFSATLDNGNTLTAKNVLLAVGFKNFRNLPPELTEIIPDDRYTHTCDLVEFDYLRGKRCLVIGGRQSAYEWAALVNENGASEVHVSHRHETPDFTRSEWNWVYTHLDAMTADPEGHINMPAHKRQALDKRFWTEGRLKLEPWLKKRVDVESVKIWPESEIKACEKLPDGELEVEFDSGDRIAVDHVILATGYKVNIENVPFLKAGNVLERLRIQEGYPVLDAHLQTSVPGLFATSMMATRDFGLFFAFTVSVHASAEIIGSFIKNS; encoded by the coding sequence ATGGTGGTTAGGCTCAACACAAAACATGTAGATTTGCTTATAATAGGAGCGGGACCTTTTGGGCTGTCAATGGCATCCTATGGTGAGCACCACGGTATCGACTATCTTGTCGTGGGAAAGCCAATGAGCTTCTGGAAGGAGAATATGCCCGAGGGTATGTACCTGCGCTCAGGCTGTGAATGGCACCTCGACCCCCAGGGGGTGCACACCATCGATAAGTATCTGGAAGCTCGTAACCTGGAACGTAAAGACGTGGAGCCGCTCTCGCTTGATTTCTACCTGGGTTATGCAGAGTGGTTTCAAGAACGCATAAACGCCGATATTTTGAACACAATGGTTAAGCGCCTCGACAGCCTGGACGATGAAAAACAAAGGTTCAGCGCGACGCTCGATAACGGCAATACTCTAACAGCGAAGAACGTATTGCTTGCGGTAGGTTTTAAGAATTTCCGTAACCTGCCGCCTGAGCTTACTGAAATCATCCCTGATGACAGATATACGCATACGTGTGACTTGGTGGAATTCGATTATCTCAGAGGCAAGAGGTGCCTGGTCATAGGGGGGCGGCAGAGCGCTTATGAGTGGGCCGCGCTTGTGAATGAAAACGGGGCTTCCGAGGTACACGTGTCCCACCGCCACGAAACGCCGGACTTTACCCGGTCGGAATGGAACTGGGTATATACCCATTTGGATGCTATGACCGCGGATCCCGAAGGACACATCAACATGCCTGCCCATAAGAGACAGGCCCTGGACAAAAGATTCTGGACAGAAGGCAGGCTTAAGCTTGAGCCATGGCTTAAGAAAAGGGTCGATGTTGAATCCGTTAAGATTTGGCCCGAGTCCGAGATCAAAGCGTGTGAGAAATTGCCGGATGGTGAGCTCGAAGTTGAATTCGACAGCGGGGACAGGATTGCGGTTGACCACGTTATCCTCGCCACGGGATATAAGGTGAATATTGAAAACGTACCTTTTCTGAAAGCTGGTAACGTCCTCGAAAGACTGCGTATTCAGGAGGGATATCCGGTACTAGACGCGCACCTTCAGACCAGTGTGCCTGGGCTCTTCGCTACGAGCATGATGGCTACGAGAGACTTCGGACTTTTCTTTGCCTTTACGGTCAGTGTACACGCCTCAGCAGAAATTATCGGTTCCTTCATTAAAAATTCTTGA
- a CDS encoding XTP/dITP diphosphatase, whose amino-acid sequence MKEVVLATRNSGKVREFSGLLQGIFAKVISLSDLDSPPEVTEDGATFRENALKKARAIAQFSGRAALADDSGLEVDALGGEPGVYSARYAGENASDEDNILKLLRELNGIDDRKARFVCCLALVTPEGGETVVEGTCEGVILTEPRGEGGFGYDPVFFLPEYGKAMAEIPPGLKNEISHRARAAQLLINNLRSKTL is encoded by the coding sequence ATAAAAGAAGTTGTGCTCGCAACGCGTAACAGTGGAAAAGTCAGGGAATTCTCAGGGCTACTCCAGGGGATTTTCGCCAAAGTCATTTCACTCAGCGATCTGGATTCTCCTCCCGAGGTGACAGAGGACGGCGCGACCTTCCGGGAAAACGCCCTTAAAAAGGCGCGGGCTATCGCGCAGTTCTCGGGAAGAGCCGCGCTTGCGGATGATTCGGGGCTGGAAGTGGACGCGCTGGGCGGAGAGCCGGGGGTGTATTCGGCGAGATACGCGGGTGAAAACGCTTCCGACGAGGACAATATACTTAAGCTCCTTCGCGAGTTAAACGGCATCGACGACAGGAAAGCCAGGTTTGTCTGCTGCCTCGCTCTGGTCACCCCGGAAGGCGGGGAAACGGTTGTCGAAGGCACCTGCGAGGGCGTCATTCTAACCGAGCCCAGGGGAGAGGGCGGTTTCGGTTACGACCCTGTCTTTTTTCTTCCGGAGTACGGTAAAGCAATGGCCGAGATTCCTCCCGGGCTGAAGAATGAGATCAGCCACAGGGCGCGGGCGGCTCAGTTGTTAATAAATAATCTCCGCAGTAAAACCCTTTAG
- a CDS encoding ribonuclease catalytic domain-containing protein yields the protein MTVSKLPSQNELILFRKRKEPSLGIFAGAVNDKVSVFSEEGKEISIDLQKIAFSSGIKIEGEHTQSEKKLKLREMRRHLEEKKDEVDLVIIWECIQDTEDEIMFEDMKELYFGDKEVKDDDALVLFWAVDKNEEYFRRGESGYEPRTREEAEDIIRKKEAEEKRKEQREQALYWAKGVISGTTQKQYDGFDPAECINMIREYIIHLDKYNRAGEVKSLLSEVGVRDVEGAVEFLIRAGGWEEDEDPVLKRLSIREDFPDSVESETDRIMDEPLPREGFEDLRDLEIFSIDDENTEDIDDALSVTSTPEGLLVGIHIANVAAFVPKWSDTDEEAARRGETIYLPEKRIHMFPPRLITGKLSLTQKTQRASLSLLILFDEELNIKSHRFTNSIIRVRGNLSYPEGTDYFLSDPEGIKLREIALELRRRRLEAGALIVQLPQLKIGITEDGEITVWKNYMNSEAHVVVAEMMILMNRMAGNYLREREIPGIYRSQPEAVSEEARSYDATDPLYPVRIVRFMRAPRVGLNPEPHKSLGLDVYTQATSPIRRYTDLIIQRQIVSDLLYGDTAYTEDELENLYPRVEIGVRDKKTVQRQREKYWLYKYLKTLEGGVIEGIISSVPDTRASVYLPDYLFETTVNPGSDAALEEGKSVKLLVQKVDPLRRTLRLAVVPS from the coding sequence ATGACTGTATCGAAGCTTCCTTCTCAAAACGAATTAATCCTCTTCAGAAAACGTAAGGAGCCCTCTTTAGGGATATTCGCGGGCGCTGTAAACGATAAGGTGTCCGTGTTTTCCGAAGAGGGGAAGGAGATAAGTATCGATCTGCAAAAAATCGCCTTCTCCAGCGGAATAAAGATAGAGGGCGAGCACACGCAGTCTGAAAAAAAACTTAAATTAAGAGAAATGAGAAGGCACCTCGAAGAAAAAAAGGACGAGGTTGATCTCGTCATAATATGGGAGTGCATTCAGGATACCGAAGACGAAATAATGTTCGAGGATATGAAAGAGCTTTATTTCGGGGATAAAGAGGTAAAGGACGACGACGCGCTCGTTTTATTCTGGGCGGTGGATAAAAACGAGGAGTATTTCAGGAGAGGCGAGTCCGGTTACGAGCCCAGGACGCGCGAGGAAGCGGAAGATATAATCCGCAAAAAAGAGGCCGAGGAAAAAAGGAAGGAGCAGCGCGAGCAGGCGCTTTACTGGGCGAAGGGGGTCATAAGCGGAACAACGCAAAAGCAATATGACGGTTTTGATCCCGCGGAGTGCATTAATATGATCAGGGAGTACATAATTCACCTCGATAAGTACAACCGCGCGGGCGAGGTTAAATCCCTCCTCTCGGAGGTCGGCGTCAGGGACGTGGAAGGGGCGGTAGAGTTCCTCATTAGAGCGGGCGGTTGGGAAGAGGACGAAGACCCTGTCCTTAAAAGATTATCTATACGCGAGGATTTCCCTGATTCGGTTGAATCCGAGACGGATAGAATTATGGATGAGCCTCTCCCCCGAGAGGGTTTTGAGGATTTGAGGGACCTCGAAATATTCTCCATAGACGACGAGAACACCGAGGATATAGACGATGCGCTGTCTGTGACCTCCACTCCGGAGGGACTGCTTGTCGGGATTCATATAGCAAACGTAGCGGCGTTCGTCCCCAAGTGGAGCGACACGGATGAAGAGGCGGCGAGGCGCGGAGAGACTATCTATCTGCCCGAAAAGCGCATTCATATGTTCCCGCCGCGGCTGATAACCGGGAAGCTGAGCCTCACTCAGAAAACACAAAGGGCTTCACTTTCCCTTCTTATTCTGTTCGACGAGGAGCTAAACATCAAAAGCCACCGCTTTACGAACTCTATTATACGGGTACGCGGAAACCTGAGCTATCCGGAGGGTACGGATTACTTCCTGAGTGACCCGGAGGGTATCAAATTAAGAGAGATAGCGCTTGAGCTGAGGCGGCGAAGACTCGAAGCGGGCGCTCTTATAGTGCAGCTTCCACAGTTAAAAATAGGAATCACGGAAGACGGAGAGATAACGGTTTGGAAGAACTATATGAACTCCGAAGCCCATGTTGTGGTTGCGGAAATGATGATACTCATGAACCGAATGGCGGGAAATTACCTCAGAGAAAGAGAGATACCGGGGATTTACCGCTCTCAGCCGGAGGCAGTGTCCGAAGAGGCCCGGTCTTACGACGCAACGGACCCGCTTTATCCGGTGCGCATAGTAAGGTTCATGCGCGCTCCGAGAGTCGGGCTTAATCCCGAACCCCATAAATCACTCGGTCTCGACGTCTATACACAGGCAACTTCGCCTATAAGAAGATACACGGACCTGATCATCCAGAGACAAATCGTGTCTGACCTTCTTTATGGCGATACGGCCTATACCGAGGACGAGCTCGAGAACCTCTATCCCAGAGTAGAGATAGGTGTAAGGGACAAGAAAACGGTTCAGAGACAGAGGGAGAAATACTGGCTTTATAAATATCTTAAAACCCTTGAGGGCGGTGTAATCGAGGGGATCATCAGCTCCGTACCCGACACGAGAGCGAGCGTGTATCTGCCGGACTATCTTTTCGAAACTACCGTAAACCCCGGCTCGGACGCGGCGCTGGAAGAAGGAAAGAGTGTAAAGCTTCTTGTGCAGAAGGTTGACCCGCTCAGGAGAACCCTGAGACTGGCGGTGGTGCCGAGTTAA
- the ptsP gene encoding phosphoenolpyruvate--protein phosphotransferase, producing MTTKKTIERADFHLKIVQEISDLVNKSTGLNTILKRVVNKIASSLHFDVVSVYLWDGEKNVLTLKATKGLTVDPARHPIALSPDEGLTGLVFETSRPVTVMPASEHPRYRYFPEIGEEEYESYIGMPILLQNKCIGVLVGQTKDRRLINPAEETLFQIIASRLAGLLEVADRLERLKTPSIVKHETRTYQGKGVSTGVAIGNVYIFRGLFRQINADDLLPASPKIEKERLGKALKNVEDDLSQLIETLGTEAMLSKAEIDIFRAHLLILQGSTFKSTIEKKLKEENIPAELAVIEGIESIAQQFDNLTDRYLREKADDFRDIGERILQELMKLKKGRGVQSEPTEGSVLVAYDIGPSFISMLFRNKVSAVIIERGGETSHAVIIAKSLGIPAVAGVDKITSHLKPGEKVIVDGKTGFIFSNPDESLIAEYENTYSRFAKIRQDIEEAARDGNDENGLSVKISANIGFPVDIQMAKQYGVKNVGLFRTEFAFSQYAKWPGVREQIRMYKDLAKDFEGYVTVRTLDIGADKLLPYFDFPREDNPLLGLRAIRFSMEYLELFRDQVRSVLLAQKKGHRFRILLPMITNLWEVETAREMIEQSAKQIGINREDMPPLGIMMEVPAILYQLDDFKDIIDFISVGTNDLIQYLLAVDRNSNVVGHLYSGFHPAVIRVLDDIYYKTRYSGMDVSVCGELAGTASGALGLIALGYRQLSVSPSHVPYIRHLCRKIDKHTLSAVRRDILTFRKKNEIERYLIEVLESVDPALIEIE from the coding sequence ATGACCACAAAAAAAACAATCGAGAGAGCGGATTTTCATCTGAAAATCGTCCAGGAAATAAGTGATCTCGTCAATAAGTCGACAGGCCTCAATACTATTTTAAAAAGGGTCGTCAATAAAATAGCAAGCTCTCTTCACTTCGATGTGGTCTCGGTGTACCTATGGGACGGCGAAAAAAATGTTTTAACGCTCAAGGCGACGAAGGGGCTTACCGTCGATCCCGCAAGACACCCCATTGCGCTAAGTCCTGACGAAGGTCTTACGGGACTCGTATTCGAGACATCCAGGCCCGTCACAGTTATGCCTGCCTCGGAGCATCCTCGCTACAGGTACTTTCCAGAGATAGGGGAGGAGGAGTACGAGAGTTATATCGGTATGCCCATACTGCTTCAGAACAAGTGCATCGGCGTTCTCGTCGGCCAGACCAAGGACAGGAGACTTATAAATCCGGCGGAAGAAACCCTGTTTCAGATTATAGCGTCGAGACTGGCGGGTCTGCTCGAGGTAGCGGACAGGCTTGAGAGGCTCAAAACCCCGTCCATAGTCAAGCATGAAACCAGGACCTATCAGGGAAAAGGGGTGTCAACAGGAGTCGCTATCGGCAACGTCTATATCTTCCGGGGCCTGTTTCGTCAGATAAACGCCGACGATCTGCTCCCGGCCAGCCCCAAGATAGAAAAAGAGAGACTCGGCAAAGCGCTCAAAAACGTGGAAGACGACCTTAGCCAGCTTATCGAGACGCTCGGCACGGAAGCCATGTTATCAAAGGCGGAGATAGACATATTCAGGGCGCACCTGTTGATACTCCAAGGCTCCACTTTCAAGAGCACGATAGAGAAAAAACTCAAGGAGGAGAATATACCCGCCGAGCTTGCCGTGATTGAGGGAATTGAGTCAATCGCGCAGCAGTTCGATAACCTGACCGACCGTTATCTCAGGGAAAAGGCGGATGATTTCAGAGATATCGGGGAAAGAATACTTCAAGAGCTGATGAAATTAAAAAAGGGCCGCGGCGTACAGTCGGAACCTACGGAAGGCTCTGTACTCGTAGCTTACGATATCGGTCCGTCCTTCATATCCATGCTTTTCAGAAACAAGGTATCCGCGGTGATAATCGAAAGGGGAGGCGAAACATCTCATGCCGTGATTATAGCCAAATCACTGGGAATACCGGCGGTTGCCGGAGTCGATAAAATTACAAGCCATTTGAAACCCGGGGAAAAGGTAATCGTTGACGGCAAGACGGGATTTATATTCTCAAATCCCGATGAAAGCCTCATTGCAGAATACGAGAATACGTACAGCAGGTTCGCGAAGATCAGGCAGGATATAGAGGAGGCGGCCAGGGACGGTAACGACGAAAACGGACTTTCGGTAAAAATCTCCGCAAATATCGGTTTTCCCGTAGATATACAGATGGCGAAGCAGTACGGTGTAAAGAACGTAGGGCTGTTCCGAACCGAATTCGCTTTCAGCCAGTACGCCAAATGGCCCGGAGTAAGGGAGCAGATAAGGATGTATAAGGATCTGGCGAAGGATTTCGAGGGATATGTTACGGTAAGGACCCTTGATATAGGAGCCGACAAGCTGCTTCCGTATTTCGACTTTCCGAGAGAGGACAATCCGCTCCTGGGTTTGAGAGCGATAAGATTTTCGATGGAGTACCTAGAACTATTCAGAGACCAGGTGAGATCTGTGCTGCTGGCGCAGAAAAAGGGACACAGGTTCAGAATACTGCTGCCCATGATAACGAACCTGTGGGAAGTGGAGACGGCAAGGGAAATGATCGAGCAGAGCGCGAAGCAAATCGGTATTAACCGTGAGGATATGCCCCCGCTCGGTATTATGATGGAGGTGCCGGCTATCCTTTACCAGCTCGACGATTTCAAGGATATAATAGATTTTATATCAGTCGGAACGAACGATCTTATCCAGTACCTTCTCGCGGTCGACAGAAACTCGAACGTAGTGGGACACCTTTACTCGGGCTTCCACCCCGCTGTTATCCGAGTGCTCGACGACATATATTATAAAACCCGCTACTCAGGAATGGATGTATCTGTTTGCGGGGAGCTTGCCGGTACGGCGTCCGGGGCGCTCGGCCTGATTGCGCTCGGGTACAGGCAGCTGAGCGTGTCGCCTTCTCATGTGCCGTACATAAGACATTTATGCAGGAAAATTGACAAACATACGCTCAGCGCCGTTAGGCGAGACATCCTGACATTCAGAAAAAAGAACGAAATAGAGAGATATTTGATAGAGGTGCTTGAATCCGTGGATCCCGCTCTGATAGAGATAGAGTAG
- a CDS encoding CTP synthase, translating into MKTKFIFITGGVMSSLGKGLAAASIGTLLESRGLQVTLQKLDPYINVDPGTMNPFQHGEVYVTDDGAETDLDLGHYQRFTNARLSKKNNFTTGKVYDSVITKEREGQYLGKTVQVIPHITDEIKERVLAVAEDNDVVIVEIGGTVGDIESLPFLEAVRQLRTELGRENTLFIHLTYVPYLAAAGELKSKPTQHSVKDLLQIGIQPDILLCRTDRFLPRDIKDKVALFCNVKKEAVITAVDVDSIYEVPINFYREKLDETIIEYLKMWTRKPDISAWEEIAYKFAHPATEVTIGVVGKYVSLKDSYKSLHEALAHGGMANASHVEIKYVDSEDIEAEGVESLLSDVHGVLVPGGFGKRGFEGKVQAVRFARENKVPFFGICLGMQMAVVEFSRNVCGIKYAHSRECGEDVENAVIDLMEDQRDVSDLGGTMRLGAYPCKLIKDTLAYAAYKVEKISERHRHRYEVSNSYRDTLTEHGLTLSGVSPDNRLVEIIELSNHPWFLGCQFHPEFKSTPRNPHPLFRDFIKVAMEYKSSLSAS; encoded by the coding sequence TTGAAGACTAAGTTTATATTCATAACAGGTGGTGTTATGTCGTCCCTGGGGAAGGGTCTCGCCGCCGCGTCGATTGGCACGCTCCTTGAAAGCAGGGGACTTCAGGTAACCCTTCAGAAGCTCGACCCCTACATTAACGTTGATCCCGGCACTATGAATCCATTCCAGCACGGAGAGGTCTATGTAACGGACGACGGCGCCGAAACCGACCTCGACCTCGGACACTACCAGCGGTTCACGAACGCGAGGCTCTCTAAAAAGAATAATTTTACTACCGGCAAGGTTTACGATTCGGTGATAACAAAGGAAAGGGAAGGGCAGTATCTGGGCAAAACCGTGCAGGTGATACCCCATATAACGGACGAGATTAAAGAGCGTGTATTGGCTGTGGCCGAGGACAACGACGTCGTAATAGTCGAGATAGGCGGAACGGTGGGCGACATCGAGAGCCTCCCGTTTCTGGAAGCGGTCAGACAGTTGAGGACCGAGCTCGGAAGGGAGAACACGTTATTCATCCATCTCACTTATGTTCCGTACCTGGCCGCGGCCGGGGAGCTTAAATCGAAACCCACACAGCACAGCGTAAAGGATTTGCTCCAGATAGGTATCCAGCCGGATATTCTTCTCTGCAGGACGGACAGGTTCCTTCCCCGGGATATAAAAGACAAGGTTGCTCTCTTCTGTAATGTAAAAAAAGAAGCCGTTATCACAGCCGTGGACGTGGATTCGATCTATGAGGTGCCGATTAACTTTTACCGTGAAAAACTCGACGAAACAATTATCGAGTACCTGAAGATGTGGACCAGAAAACCCGATATTTCCGCCTGGGAGGAAATCGCGTATAAATTCGCCCACCCCGCGACTGAAGTCACAATAGGGGTGGTTGGGAAATACGTGAGCCTGAAAGATTCCTACAAGAGCCTTCACGAGGCGCTCGCGCACGGAGGAATGGCGAACGCTTCCCATGTTGAAATTAAGTACGTGGACTCGGAGGACATAGAAGCCGAGGGAGTGGAGTCACTACTGAGCGACGTCCACGGGGTGCTTGTGCCGGGAGGATTCGGGAAACGGGGATTCGAGGGCAAGGTTCAGGCGGTCAGATTCGCCAGGGAAAACAAGGTGCCCTTTTTCGGTATCTGTCTCGGTATGCAGATGGCGGTAGTCGAGTTCTCGAGAAACGTCTGCGGAATAAAGTACGCCCATTCGAGGGAGTGCGGCGAAGATGTGGAAAACGCGGTGATTGATCTTATGGAAGATCAAAGAGACGTAAGCGACCTCGGAGGAACGATGAGACTTGGAGCCTATCCGTGCAAGCTCATAAAAGACACACTCGCGTACGCCGCGTATAAAGTGGAGAAAATTTCCGAGCGCCACAGGCACAGATACGAAGTGAGTAATTCCTACCGCGATACTCTGACAGAGCACGGCCTTACGCTTAGCGGCGTATCGCCTGACAATAGGCTCGTCGAGATTATAGAGCTTTCAAACCACCCCTGGTTCCTGGGCTGTCAGTTCCATCCGGAGTTCAAATCGACCCCCCGCAATCCTCACCCCCTTTTCAGAGACTTCATAAAAGTGGCGATGGAGTACAAATCCTCCCTTTCCGCCTCATGA
- a CDS encoding FAD-dependent oxidoreductase encodes MEQSLEENRIIRIAIIGSGPAGFYAAEHLFKQSEFDCEIDVFDRLPTPHGLVRSGVAPDHQKIKSVTRVYDKIASHPKFRFFGNVEYGKHIKLKDLKEHYHIIVFATGAQTDRRLNIPGEELTGSHTATEFVAWYNGHPDYRHLSFDLSKESVAIIGVGNVAVDVARILCRSKEELTETDIADYALEALEKSRVRDVYMLGRRGPLQAAFTNPEIRELGKLADAHALTYSEEIVVDESTLEALEANKDLSAIKKMEILKSYSERKSNPKARRLHIRFLVSPVEIVGDEDGNVAALKIVRNELYQAEDGSMRSRPTDTFEELEAGLVFRSVGYQGVPLPDVPFHEKWGVINNEKGRVTDVETGEHIQGLYATGWIKRGPTGVIGTNKQDSGETVQCIMEDVRDGKINDPVKHKPDRIEEMIRKVQPEYITYEDWLRLNELEVERGKSLGRPRLKYTSVEEMLEALKNKDKAANDES; translated from the coding sequence ATGGAACAAAGTTTGGAAGAAAACAGAATTATACGAATAGCTATAATCGGCTCCGGTCCGGCGGGTTTTTACGCCGCCGAGCATCTATTCAAACAGAGTGAATTCGACTGCGAAATAGACGTGTTCGACAGGCTCCCAACCCCTCACGGACTCGTTCGCTCGGGCGTTGCGCCCGATCACCAGAAAATCAAATCGGTTACCAGGGTGTACGATAAAATAGCGTCTCATCCGAAATTCCGCTTTTTCGGTAACGTTGAGTACGGCAAGCACATTAAGCTCAAAGACCTCAAGGAACATTACCACATCATTGTGTTCGCCACAGGCGCTCAGACGGACAGAAGGCTGAATATACCGGGCGAGGAGCTTACGGGAAGCCACACCGCTACCGAATTCGTAGCCTGGTATAACGGACATCCCGATTACCGGCACCTGAGTTTCGACCTCTCGAAGGAAAGCGTGGCGATAATAGGGGTCGGAAATGTCGCGGTAGATGTGGCGAGGATACTCTGCCGCTCCAAGGAGGAGCTTACGGAAACGGATATTGCGGACTACGCGCTCGAAGCGCTTGAAAAGAGCCGGGTAAGGGACGTGTACATGCTCGGGCGGAGAGGACCGCTTCAGGCCGCTTTTACAAATCCGGAAATCAGGGAGCTGGGCAAGCTTGCGGACGCCCATGCCCTGACGTATTCCGAAGAGATAGTGGTTGACGAATCCACGCTGGAGGCGCTTGAGGCGAATAAGGATCTGTCGGCGATAAAGAAGATGGAGATACTGAAGTCTTACTCCGAGCGTAAAAGCAACCCGAAAGCCAGGAGGCTTCATATAAGGTTTCTGGTCTCACCCGTGGAAATAGTCGGGGACGAGGACGGAAATGTTGCCGCCCTTAAAATTGTAAGGAACGAGCTCTATCAAGCGGAAGACGGGAGCATGCGCTCAAGGCCCACCGATACTTTTGAGGAGCTTGAAGCGGGTCTGGTATTCCGTTCGGTAGGTTATCAGGGTGTTCCCCTTCCGGACGTTCCCTTTCACGAAAAGTGGGGTGTCATAAATAACGAAAAAGGACGGGTAACAGACGTTGAGACGGGTGAGCATATACAGGGTCTCTATGCCACGGGGTGGATAAAGAGGGGACCGACCGGGGTAATAGGAACCAACAAACAGGATTCGGGCGAGACCGTGCAGTGTATTATGGAGGATGTAAGGGACGGGAAAATAAATGACCCTGTAAAACATAAGCCGGACAGGATAGAGGAGATGATAAGAAAGGTCCAGCCCGAATATATAACCTACGAGGACTGGCTCAGGCTTAACGAGCTTGAGGTAGAGAGGGGAAAATCGCTCGGACGCCCACGCCTGAAGTACACAAGCGTGGAGGAGATGCTCGAGGCTCTCAAAAACAAGGATAAGGCGGCAAACGATGAGTCATAA